Proteins from one Candidatus Firestonebacteria bacterium RIFOXYD2_FULL_39_29 genomic window:
- a CDS encoding ABC transporter ATP-binding protein yields the protein MSKLLEVFGLCKRFSGITALDKVNIDIEKGEIVSLIGPNGAGKTTFFNCLTGIYTPDEGKIFYLDKPIDLKNHVPHYIAKLGIARTFQGIRLFPNMTVIENVMVAASIREKTSFFDIILKRKNLEFGEASIFSQSLELLHFVGLSDKINDIASNLAYGEQRKLEIARALATVPVLLLLDEPAAGMNASETKELVLLIREIKDRGVTIFLIEHDMKLVMSISDKVFVINYGKNIASGVPLQIQKNKQVIEAYLGEKTE from the coding sequence ATGTCAAAGCTTCTTGAGGTTTTCGGTTTATGCAAAAGATTCAGCGGTATAACTGCTCTGGATAAAGTGAATATAGATATTGAAAAGGGTGAAATAGTCAGTCTCATAGGTCCAAATGGTGCGGGAAAAACTACTTTTTTTAACTGTTTGACAGGGATATATACGCCTGATGAAGGTAAAATATTCTACCTTGATAAACCTATAGACTTAAAAAACCATGTTCCTCACTATATTGCAAAGCTTGGAATAGCAAGGACTTTTCAAGGTATACGACTTTTCCCAAATATGACAGTCATAGAAAATGTAATGGTTGCGGCCTCTATAAGAGAGAAAACATCTTTTTTTGATATTATTCTTAAAAGAAAAAACTTGGAATTCGGGGAAGCTTCAATATTTTCTCAATCTCTCGAACTATTGCATTTTGTTGGATTATCTGATAAAATAAACGATATAGCGTCAAACTTGGCATATGGAGAACAAAGAAAGCTTGAAATTGCAAGGGCTTTAGCTACTGTGCCGGTTTTGTTATTATTAGATGAACCTGCGGCAGGCATGAATGCTTCTGAAACTAAGGAATTAGTTTTGCTTATAAGGGAGATTAAAGATAGAGGCGTAACTATATTTCTGATTGAACACGATATGAAACTGGTTATGAGTATTTCCGATAAAGTATTTGTAATAAATTATGGGAAGAATATTGCATCAGGAGTTCCGTTGCAAATTCAGAAAAATAAGCAAGTCATTGAAGCATATCTTGGGGAGAAGACAGAATGA
- a CDS encoding ABC transporter ATP-binding protein yields the protein MLELSEVCVRYGQVAAVKSVSIKIEENEIVTLLGANGAGKTSTLLAIAGINKVISGSIRLGNTLINGFSPDKLVKIGISLVPEGRKIFGKLSVLENLELGGYLRTKPENREKLTEVYEIFPVLKERQSQPGGTLSGGEQQMLAIGRALMSRPRVILMDEPSLGLSPKMEECVFKMITEINRRKTTVLLVEQNANLALKISHRAYVMETGKVKLSGNACDLLKNEEVKKLYLGES from the coding sequence ATGCTTGAACTTTCTGAAGTATGTGTGCGTTATGGTCAGGTAGCAGCGGTAAAAAGCGTCAGTATAAAGATAGAAGAAAATGAAATTGTTACCTTGTTAGGAGCTAATGGTGCCGGAAAAACATCAACGCTTCTGGCGATTGCAGGAATAAATAAAGTAATTAGCGGAAGTATCAGATTAGGAAATACTTTGATTAACGGGTTTTCTCCCGATAAACTGGTGAAAATTGGAATATCCCTGGTGCCTGAAGGAAGAAAGATATTTGGAAAGCTTTCTGTTCTGGAAAATCTTGAGCTCGGAGGATATTTAAGAACCAAACCTGAAAACAGAGAAAAATTAACTGAAGTATATGAAATATTTCCTGTTTTGAAAGAAAGGCAGAGCCAACCCGGAGGTACTTTGAGCGGGGGAGAGCAGCAGATGCTGGCTATTGGAAGAGCCTTGATGAGCCGTCCCCGGGTAATATTGATGGATGAACCCTCACTTGGTCTTTCTCCAAAAATGGAAGAGTGTGTTTTTAAAATGATTACGGAAATTAATAGACGTAAAACTACGGTATTATTAGTGGAACAAAACGCAAACCTTGCTTTAAAAATATCTCATAGAGCTTATGTAATGGAAACAGGAAAAGTCAAGCTTTCCGGGAATGCCTGTGATTTGCTGAAAAATGAAGAAGTTAAAAAGCTATACCTTGGAGAATCTTAA
- a CDS encoding 8-amino-7-oxononanoate synthase, whose protein sequence is MPTGTKKGDLFEKCRNFTAADQVKKAGLYPFFRVLESGQDTEVMYHGKKLIMIGSNNYLGLTSHPKVKEAAIEAIRKYGTGCSGSRFLNGTLDLHVKCEAAIAKFLGKEAALLYSTGFTTNVGVVSSIAGKDDLIFCDRTNHASIIDGTRLSFARTIKFKHNDMQDLERLIARAEPKAGKLIVVDGVFSMEGDLAKLPKICEIAGKYGARVMVDDAHSVGIFGKNGRGVAEHFGVEDKVDLIMGTFSKSFASIGGYIASSERAINYIKHTSRAQMFQASIPPANVGSVLAALEIIQTEPERRENLWKITRMMLKGFQSLGFKTGDTESAIIPIFIGDDFKCYKMSKRLEEEGVFVNPVVSPAVQQGQALIRTSYTATHTTEEMEFVLDKFKTVGKEIGII, encoded by the coding sequence ATTCCAACCGGGACAAAAAAAGGAGATTTATTCGAAAAATGCCGTAATTTTACGGCAGCCGATCAGGTAAAAAAAGCCGGTCTTTATCCTTTCTTTAGAGTTTTAGAATCCGGCCAGGATACAGAGGTTATGTATCACGGCAAAAAACTGATAATGATAGGTTCCAATAACTATTTGGGATTGACCAGTCATCCCAAAGTAAAAGAAGCAGCAATAGAAGCAATCAGAAAATACGGTACCGGCTGTTCCGGCTCCAGATTCTTAAACGGAACTCTGGATTTACACGTAAAATGTGAAGCCGCAATTGCAAAATTCCTTGGAAAAGAAGCTGCCTTATTATATTCCACAGGATTTACGACCAACGTGGGTGTAGTTTCCTCCATCGCGGGTAAAGATGATCTGATATTCTGTGACAGGACAAATCATGCATCTATTATTGATGGGACAAGATTATCATTTGCCAGGACCATTAAGTTCAAACACAATGATATGCAGGATCTGGAAAGATTAATAGCCAGAGCAGAACCTAAAGCCGGTAAACTTATTGTTGTTGACGGCGTATTTTCCATGGAAGGAGATCTGGCCAAGCTTCCAAAAATCTGTGAAATTGCAGGAAAATATGGAGCTAGAGTAATGGTGGACGATGCTCATTCTGTAGGTATTTTTGGTAAAAACGGACGCGGTGTTGCAGAACATTTTGGAGTAGAGGATAAAGTAGATCTAATTATGGGGACTTTTTCCAAGTCCTTTGCTTCCATCGGCGGTTATATTGCATCATCGGAACGAGCAATTAATTATATCAAACATACCTCCAGGGCTCAGATGTTCCAGGCCTCTATTCCTCCCGCAAATGTAGGTTCAGTACTTGCAGCTCTAGAGATAATCCAAACAGAACCTGAAAGGCGCGAAAATCTTTGGAAAATAACCAGGATGATGTTAAAAGGCTTTCAATCATTGGGATTTAAAACCGGCGACACAGAATCCGCTATCATCCCCATTTTTATAGGTGATGATTTTAAATGTTATAAAATGAGTAAACGGCTTGAAGAAGAAGGCGTATTTGTCAATCCGGTTGTCTCTCCTGCAGTACAGCAAGGACAGGCACTTATAAGAACCAGTTATACAGCTACGCATACTACAGAAGAAATGGAATTCGTTCTCGATAAATTTAAAACAGTAGGTAAAGAAATAGGAATAATTTAA